A window from Rana temporaria chromosome 8, aRanTem1.1, whole genome shotgun sequence encodes these proteins:
- the LOC120909228 gene encoding histone H2A type 1: MSGRGKQGGKVRAKAKTRSSRAGLQFPVGRVHRLLRKGNYAERVGAGAPVYLAAVLEYLTAEILELAGNAARDNKKTRIIPRHLQLAVRNDEELNKLLGGVTIAQGGVLPNIQAVLLPKKTESHKATKSK; the protein is encoded by the coding sequence ATGTCAGGACGCGGCAAACAAGGAGGCAAGGTTCGGGCTAAGGCCAAGACACGCTCATCCCGGGCTGGTCTGCAGTTCCCAGTCGGTCGTGTTCACCGTCTGCTCAGGAAGGGTAACTATGCCGAGCGGGTCGGCGCCGGAGCTCCAGTGTATCTCGCCGCCGTCCTCGAGTATCTGACGGCTGAGATCCTCGAGCTGGCCGGCAACGCCGCCCGCGACAACAAGAAGACCCGCATCATCCCCCGACACCTCCAGCTGGCTGTCCGCAACGACGAGGAGCTCAACAAGCTGCTGGGCGGCGTCACCATCGCCCAGGGAGGAGTGCTGCCCAACATCCAGGCCGTGCTGCTGCCCAAGAAGACCGAGAGCCACAAGGCCACCAAATCCAAGTAA
- the LOC120909234 gene encoding histone H2B 1.1, translated as MPEPAKSAPAPKKGSKKAVTKSQKKDGKKRRKSRKESYAIYVYKVLKQVHPDTGISSKAMGIMNSFVNDIFERIAGESSRLAHYNKRRTITSREIQTAVRLLLPGELAKHAVSEGTKAVTKYTSAK; from the coding sequence ATGCCTGAACCAGCCAAGTCCGCCCCGGCGCCCAAAAAGGGCTCCAAGAAAGCCGTCACCAAGAGCCAGAAGAAGGATGGCAAGAAGCGGAGGAAGAGCAGGAAGGAGAGTTATGCCATCTACGTGTACAAGGTGCTCAAGCAGGTCCACCCCGACACCGGCATCTCCTCCAAGGCCATGGGCATCATGAACTCCTTTGTCAATGACATCTTCGAGCGCATCGCCGGAGAATCTTCCCGCCTGGCTCATTACAACAAGCGCCGCACCATCACCTCCCGGGAGATCCAGACCGCCGTCCGCCTCCTCCTGCCCGGAGAGCTGGCCAAGCACGCCGTCTCCGAGGGCACCAAGGCCGTCACCAAGTACACCAGCGCCAAGTaa